One genomic segment of uncultured Fibrobacter sp. includes these proteins:
- a CDS encoding fibro-slime domain-containing protein: MSLWKYALGCCLLFAGVQGVWAQQQQQTNPITCKGTVYFKAPADWTAAYIGGHNAASRKMTLNANGFYEYDLENLRIDDASHSFFSIGNQGTVTATFEGITSTVFGVSPSSVGENWYTNNATLPCPGEKEQVYVTEDPDRPGRTFTGKYPPGAKYFFVMIPPEMEDWMSSVPMISMDGGVTGYPMTAVADMCGWYSYVFIGENTMSDNVVLYRDDDIERTDMIGVNGNWEQEEHAQPIPLDMIFNMGIDTLFFVPDEEQKGDSPDGYFYSASEVGGIEGTCSYTMAAVIYDTDASLHPSFSCYSDGASETNDGCQGVGSATAAQGVNKMMALKAIYDCIGVTSGIVEDHLDPAVPQSQRKPKLSTTGKKCFMDDAYFNQLFNYTPGVNEKSCFDMPFKRAKDGKWEFDSDYYTSPGLTVQGGFYPVENTTDLSILTADPSQTTLAPLARTKRTAEGPVFYSSPLRQNDPVEDIPKIDVLCKGPGWNSGMNCEKLFADGDGTTTAIAAQLKLGTGACVFGWSCATDAPENWAFFVNGTQTPSTRTAGVPRWTSTQNAAGTGGRNQHFCFESHAKFTYKPDLKFNFRGDDDIWVFIDNKLAVDLGGTHLAAPGYVDLNNFTGLSGKLVDGNTYDLDIFFCDRRTTMSNVRIKTNMYIMQKTAIKATPKKNPLNMNETIYDLCFTVTSDGSCAAAMTGTDEGATYCGVQILESGRIPAYTLVNGKKITENVVAGFKDVNVQGVYKCGIDLTNLTEPKLDKTKLCLPGGYYSLFVTIDGKSQKVMSFKTTGEVDVLYKNGNAISVDEETGDVVQKGKYTVETIAMGGDMLPIYVSNVAPGTESEELEIFPDDAAGMDYTLNYNNLMTIYKKVVDPATGTEAFQKLHSGEKLTIGSSGVDTLYATVDMENLQNPITPFEISVSGRPNPLTVYFYLPQITFIEKIPEEGENAVPVKGQTAKADGSFEENWVGSIYEMYLAILVPDLDGTYSLCTEKCNGVSVHMGAETSPKIDFMWDEGQTAAYFVDGYTKISIRSVTKYRWDTDPSIHRPATIVAEYNDFVKAVYSPMYFRDPPVPFPVLADVFDAHGSLSTVEHAIPSPYFSMQQEYLDGIGDSVAIYYDRRIHKDSLPTRICVMWDSTTAEHHNPYAEKFSTMPKDSSINCNELVPLDASNIDCSAPSDSGYCTNVIMVGGLKLSEKVKTSGVGKVYSFAEFEDKGKQVKQGFDGKLTDRMAPVPLRAEVRTLKNGDDLTDYDSLVVVMSEPVKLVTSSNKKQALDFYLNSAIELAEANRYVSALGGGSSVVTAQSDPALGSDAKTGEGRIKFMYLRGSVSPHVGDYVRLAGDMTNVFWSDTTDINAAVTGADTMRSANDAAYHWNSPTAYNETKRLPSMWVPVIGDAEIAVDEIKYASTANVPSTEKTPAVSVNVYRTTKTKAEIWAEEGGRPGHLVKADMYALYNGLTPEERASIAPQDVFFYFEVQYFTNLGNFVASKTAKIFCDDAKNIEVNPETGERIQYFNGGLCTDAGNDRNFYIGWNMRSDNGRQVGTGAYIVKLKSYVRLGSAGKRAKQESTSIWGVRRSPKPDTGYMKSIAK; encoded by the coding sequence ATGTCGTTATGGAAATATGCCCTGGGCTGTTGCCTGCTCTTTGCGGGGGTGCAAGGAGTTTGGGCTCAACAACAACAGCAAACGAATCCGATAACTTGTAAGGGTACGGTCTACTTTAAAGCTCCGGCTGATTGGACTGCCGCTTATATTGGTGGTCACAATGCCGCGTCTAGGAAAATGACCTTGAATGCAAATGGGTTCTATGAGTATGATTTGGAAAACCTGAGAATTGATGATGCGAGTCATTCCTTTTTCTCCATAGGAAACCAGGGTACAGTGACTGCGACTTTTGAAGGTATAACTAGCACAGTATTTGGTGTTTCGCCGTCATCTGTAGGAGAAAACTGGTATACCAATAATGCAACCCTTCCTTGCCCCGGTGAAAAAGAACAAGTTTACGTGACTGAAGACCCCGATAGACCGGGTAGAACGTTTACTGGAAAGTACCCACCTGGTGCAAAGTATTTCTTTGTGATGATTCCTCCCGAAATGGAAGACTGGATGTCTTCTGTTCCGATGATCAGTATGGACGGTGGCGTGACTGGCTATCCCATGACTGCAGTTGCCGATATGTGCGGTTGGTATTCCTACGTATTCATTGGCGAAAATACGATGTCTGATAACGTGGTGCTTTACCGTGATGACGACATTGAACGAACCGATATGATTGGTGTGAACGGAAACTGGGAACAGGAAGAACATGCCCAGCCGATTCCTTTGGATATGATCTTTAATATGGGTATCGATACCTTGTTCTTTGTACCGGATGAAGAACAGAAGGGGGATAGCCCGGATGGTTATTTCTACAGCGCGTCTGAAGTGGGTGGTATCGAAGGTACTTGCTCCTATACCATGGCTGCTGTGATTTACGATACCGATGCTAGCTTGCATCCGTCTTTCTCTTGCTATTCGGATGGTGCGAGTGAGACAAATGATGGCTGTCAGGGGGTTGGTTCTGCTACTGCTGCTCAGGGTGTGAATAAAATGATGGCTCTTAAAGCCATCTATGATTGTATTGGTGTGACTTCGGGTATTGTCGAAGACCACCTTGATCCGGCGGTTCCGCAGTCGCAGAGAAAACCCAAGTTGAGTACCACGGGTAAAAAGTGCTTTATGGATGACGCGTACTTTAACCAGTTGTTCAATTATACGCCGGGTGTAAATGAAAAGAGCTGCTTTGACATGCCATTCAAACGTGCTAAAGATGGTAAGTGGGAATTTGATTCGGATTATTATACTAGCCCGGGACTTACGGTGCAGGGCGGTTTCTATCCGGTAGAAAATACGACAGATTTGTCTATTCTTACGGCGGATCCGTCTCAGACAACTCTTGCTCCTTTAGCCCGTACCAAGCGTACGGCAGAAGGCCCGGTATTCTATTCTTCGCCCCTTCGTCAAAATGATCCGGTGGAAGATATTCCAAAGATTGATGTTCTTTGCAAGGGTCCCGGTTGGAACTCGGGTATGAATTGTGAGAAGCTCTTTGCCGATGGTGATGGTACTACTACGGCTATTGCGGCACAGCTCAAGTTGGGAACCGGTGCTTGTGTGTTTGGTTGGAGCTGTGCTACTGACGCTCCGGAAAACTGGGCTTTCTTTGTGAATGGAACTCAGACGCCGTCTACAAGAACGGCTGGGGTGCCGCGCTGGACGTCTACGCAAAATGCTGCCGGTACCGGTGGCCGTAACCAACACTTCTGCTTTGAATCGCATGCCAAGTTCACCTATAAGCCTGATTTGAAGTTCAACTTCCGCGGTGACGATGACATTTGGGTGTTTATTGATAATAAACTTGCTGTGGACTTGGGCGGTACGCACCTGGCCGCTCCGGGTTATGTTGATCTCAACAATTTCACTGGATTGAGTGGAAAGTTGGTGGACGGCAATACTTATGACCTTGATATCTTCTTCTGCGACCGTCGTACGACCATGAGTAATGTGCGTATCAAGACGAACATGTACATTATGCAGAAGACGGCTATTAAGGCGACCCCGAAGAAGAACCCGTTGAACATGAACGAAACCATTTATGACCTTTGCTTCACGGTAACAAGCGATGGTTCTTGCGCCGCTGCCATGACGGGTACTGATGAAGGTGCCACATACTGCGGTGTTCAGATTCTGGAATCTGGTAGAATCCCCGCATATACGCTTGTGAACGGTAAGAAGATTACCGAAAACGTGGTTGCCGGATTTAAGGATGTCAATGTTCAGGGTGTGTACAAGTGCGGTATTGACTTGACGAACCTCACTGAACCTAAGCTGGACAAGACCAAGCTTTGCTTGCCGGGCGGTTATTACTCCTTGTTCGTGACAATCGATGGCAAGTCTCAGAAGGTCATGAGCTTCAAGACCACCGGTGAAGTGGATGTGCTTTACAAGAACGGTAATGCAATCTCCGTGGATGAAGAAACCGGTGATGTTGTCCAGAAGGGTAAATACACCGTGGAAACGATTGCCATGGGTGGCGATATGCTTCCGATTTATGTTTCGAACGTTGCCCCTGGTACCGAATCGGAAGAACTTGAAATCTTCCCGGATGATGCCGCGGGTATGGACTATACGCTTAACTACAACAATCTGATGACCATATACAAGAAGGTTGTTGACCCTGCCACGGGTACCGAAGCCTTCCAGAAGCTCCATTCTGGTGAAAAGCTGACGATTGGTAGTAGTGGTGTCGATACGCTTTATGCAACGGTTGATATGGAGAACTTGCAGAATCCGATTACACCGTTCGAAATCAGCGTTTCGGGTAGACCGAACCCGTTGACCGTATACTTCTACTTGCCGCAGATCACGTTTATCGAAAAGATTCCGGAAGAAGGCGAAAATGCCGTTCCTGTCAAGGGACAGACTGCAAAGGCTGATGGCTCTTTCGAAGAAAACTGGGTCGGTTCGATTTACGAAATGTATTTGGCTATCTTGGTCCCGGATTTGGACGGTACTTATAGCCTTTGTACAGAAAAGTGTAACGGCGTCAGCGTTCATATGGGCGCAGAAACTTCCCCGAAGATTGACTTTATGTGGGATGAGGGACAGACTGCAGCATACTTTGTCGATGGTTATACAAAGATATCGATTCGCTCGGTGACCAAGTACCGCTGGGATACGGATCCGTCGATTCATCGTCCGGCAACGATTGTTGCTGAATACAATGACTTCGTGAAGGCCGTGTATAGCCCGATGTACTTCCGCGATCCTCCGGTACCGTTCCCGGTTCTGGCAGACGTGTTCGATGCTCATGGCTCGCTCTCGACGGTGGAACACGCTATTCCTTCGCCGTACTTTAGTATGCAGCAGGAATACCTGGATGGTATCGGTGACTCTGTCGCTATTTACTACGACCGCCGAATCCATAAGGACTCCTTGCCGACCAGGATTTGCGTGATGTGGGATTCTACTACGGCAGAACACCATAATCCGTATGCCGAAAAGTTCTCGACCATGCCGAAGGATTCTTCGATTAACTGTAACGAACTTGTTCCGCTTGATGCAAGCAATATCGACTGCTCTGCACCGTCTGATAGCGGCTACTGCACGAACGTGATTATGGTTGGCGGACTCAAACTGTCTGAAAAGGTGAAGACGTCTGGTGTCGGTAAGGTTTATTCCTTCGCTGAATTCGAAGATAAGGGTAAGCAGGTGAAGCAGGGCTTTGACGGCAAGCTTACTGACCGCATGGCTCCTGTGCCGTTGCGTGCCGAAGTGCGTACCCTTAAGAATGGTGACGACTTGACCGACTACGATAGCCTTGTGGTGGTGATGTCTGAACCGGTTAAGTTGGTGACGTCGTCGAACAAGAAGCAGGCTCTTGACTTCTACTTGAATTCTGCTATTGAACTAGCCGAAGCAAACCGCTATGTGTCTGCTCTGGGTGGTGGATCTTCTGTGGTGACTGCCCAGAGTGATCCGGCTTTGGGTTCCGACGCCAAGACTGGTGAAGGCCGCATCAAGTTCATGTACTTGCGTGGAAGTGTTTCTCCGCATGTGGGTGACTATGTGCGTTTGGCCGGTGACATGACGAACGTGTTCTGGTCCGATACGACCGATATCAATGCGGCTGTTACCGGTGCCGATACGATGCGCTCTGCCAACGATGCTGCATACCACTGGAATTCTCCGACCGCTTACAACGAAACCAAGCGCTTGCCCTCGATGTGGGTTCCGGTGATTGGCGATGCTGAAATTGCTGTGGACGAAATCAAGTATGCTTCGACCGCAAACGTGCCGAGCACCGAAAAGACTCCGGCTGTGTCTGTGAACGTTTACCGCACGACCAAGACCAAGGCTGAAATTTGGGCTGAGGAAGGTGGTAGGCCGGGTCACTTGGTCAAGGCAGATATGTATGCCTTGTACAATGGCCTTACTCCTGAAGAACGTGCATCTATTGCTCCGCAGGATGTGTTCTTCTACTTTGAAGTCCAGTACTTTACCAACCTGGGTAATTTCGTAGCAAGCAAGACCGCAAAGATTTTCTGCGACGATGCCAAGAACATCGAAGTCAATCCGGAAACGGGTGAACGTATCCAGTACTTTAACGGTGGACTTTGCACCGATGCCGGTAACGACCGTAACTTCTACATTGGTTGGAACATGCGTTCTGACAATGGTCGCCAGGTGGGTACGGGTGCTTACATCGTTAAGCTCAAGTCTTACGTGAGACTCGGTTCTGCCGGTAAGCGTGCTAAGCAAGAAAGCACTTCTATTTGGGGGGTCAGACGTTCTCCGAAACCCGATACGGGATACATGAAGTCTATTGCTAAATAA
- a CDS encoding SPOR domain-containing protein: MRKILAAICFCTLAFAAEPTDLDTLFRGKEYKPVLSASLRDSSKSEALPKAAAKSSKSDGYYMLQFESVADFDAAQRRRAQLSASTGYAVQVVFDAPFYKLRGGGWSNKKAAEDKARELSAYNITAFVVKVK; encoded by the coding sequence ATGCGAAAGATTTTAGCTGCTATTTGTTTTTGCACCTTAGCCTTTGCCGCCGAACCGACCGATTTGGATACCCTTTTCCGCGGCAAGGAATACAAACCCGTTTTGAGCGCCTCCCTGCGCGATAGCTCCAAGAGCGAAGCTCTGCCGAAGGCCGCTGCCAAGTCGTCCAAGTCTGACGGCTACTACATGCTCCAGTTTGAATCGGTGGCTGATTTTGATGCCGCCCAGCGTCGCCGCGCCCAGCTTTCTGCAAGCACCGGCTATGCGGTTCAGGTCGTGTTCGATGCTCCGTTCTACAAGCTCCGTGGCGGTGGATGGAGCAACAAGAAGGCTGCCGAAGACAAGGCTCGCGAATTGTCCGCCTACAACATTACCGCTTTCGTTGTGAAGGTGAAGTAA
- a CDS encoding GGDEF domain-containing protein, with amino-acid sequence MQDMDRTIASGNTIKLPVAPMRPHLIVLYPQHLFKQVPLEKGTVVLGRGQDADIRLDDELVSRRHCAVTFDGVDVTVKDLGSTNGTFVDGSPIAECKLEDHNRLQIGKMVLKVDFKDASEEAFDRELYEAATMDPLTKISNRRTFIDRSLGELALARRNNYYVHAIMVDADHFKRVNDTWGHQCGDMVLKEIARILKEEKRESDLLARYGGEEFVLLLGGIGPEDAKKSAERLRSAVESHRFSWKDTIIPVTISLGLASRQGENIGKIEDLIAECDRLLYVAKEGGRNQVAF; translated from the coding sequence ATGCAGGACATGGACCGAACAATTGCCAGCGGCAATACAATCAAGCTACCCGTCGCCCCCATGCGACCCCACCTGATTGTGCTTTACCCGCAACACTTATTCAAGCAAGTACCGCTCGAAAAAGGGACGGTCGTGCTCGGTCGTGGGCAAGATGCAGACATCCGCCTGGACGACGAACTGGTTAGCCGCAGGCACTGCGCCGTCACCTTCGACGGTGTCGACGTAACAGTCAAGGACCTTGGCAGCACCAACGGTACCTTTGTAGACGGTTCACCGATTGCCGAATGCAAACTCGAAGACCACAACCGCCTGCAAATCGGCAAGATGGTCCTGAAAGTCGACTTCAAGGACGCAAGCGAAGAAGCCTTTGACCGCGAGCTGTACGAAGCCGCGACCATGGATCCGCTCACCAAGATTAGCAACCGCCGCACGTTTATAGACCGAAGTCTCGGCGAACTGGCCCTGGCCCGCCGCAACAACTATTACGTTCATGCCATCATGGTCGATGCCGACCACTTTAAGCGCGTGAACGACACCTGGGGTCACCAGTGCGGAGACATGGTCCTCAAAGAAATCGCCCGCATTCTTAAAGAAGAAAAGCGCGAATCCGACCTGCTCGCCCGCTACGGCGGCGAAGAATTCGTGCTGCTTTTGGGAGGTATCGGCCCCGAAGACGCCAAAAAGAGCGCCGAACGCCTGCGCTCGGCAGTGGAAAGCCACCGCTTTTCGTGGAAAGACACGATTATCCCGGTGACCATTTCTTTAGGCCTTGCTAGCCGTCAGGGCGAAAATATCGGCAAAATCGAGGATTTGATAGCCGAATGCGACCGCCTGCTTTATGTGGCCAAAGAGGGTGGCCGAAATCAGGTAGCCTTTTAA
- a CDS encoding fibro-slime domain-containing protein has protein sequence MKMNKTNLLVKWALGVCLLLAGVQNAFALKCEGTIHVRLPKDWSAANIVVDGGFLPITPAADGGWTELDASKYGSQYADNFLFVGGGDWNSPGISRVAYDINGWDQADKFTCADFGAGTNLYIYDNPASAGKTVISTDPPDAKYFFVMIPPEMEEWMSSVPMLSLDGGNTGKPMKAVDGMCGWYSYVFYNEEITDNVLLFRDDDDAREDMIGVNGNWETAAAAQPISLGMIFNMGVDSLFFVPDEEQKTNADGYYYSAAEVDGIEGNCSYTMAAIIYDTDADLHPAFSCWSQGGEGCQAMNGTAAQGVDKTTAITAIEACIGVTKGIVESTLDETVPQALRKPKLTTAGKKCFIDEKYFNQLFNYAEGVNEKSCYDMPFTRASDGKWEFDSDFYVSAGVKVPGGFYPVETTTDATILAADPNQKPVAKARTKRTAEGAIFYGPALRAIDPDEEMPVIDLFCNGAGWDGGHDCSGVFGDGEETTTYIQEALKLPSGSCVIGWSCQDSPPKGWTFYKADSEIVDSAATLAANGNPRWKADRNQHYCFESHAKFTYKPGLKFNFRGDDDIWVFIDNKLAVDLGGTHLAAPGYANLDKFEGKSGKLVAGNQYDLDIFFCDRRTTMSNVRIKTNMYIQQKTAISAKGKKNTSNPSETSYEICYTKSGDGSCAAAMTGDDKEETYCGDQITKAGLNISYTLVNGNLVSSEPVPGFENVSTPGVYKCGVDLTSLTAPKVDKDKMCLGGGRYTLFVNIDGKSKKVATFRMSGEVDVIYANGVAKDTNGVDIPNGKYNLQTTAMAGEYIPIYVSSVAPGEGNTKGVEIFPQDAIGVEYTLTYDKVLTLWYDSVTTEGTVRKRLGSGQKRNIGESGVDTLYATIDMDNMTNSIQSFNVSVTGRQNAVTISFYLPQITFIESIPEEGGNAKSVKGQTANADGTYDEYWVGSVYDLYLAVLKPNEDGSYSPCLTECNGLKIRKGSTTSAKIDFIPEEVEFNNGYATISVRSLTKYRWDTDPSINSPATIVAEYNDFVQAVYTPMYFRDPPVPYPVLADVFDVKGATPTLEHKIPAPYFSMSQEYLDGIGDSIAIYYDRPIHQDSLPTKICIMWDSTSAVNHNPHKDGYSTIPKDTSITCNQLVEVSKSNIDCSKQVEYNGKGGYCSNLITIGGLTLSEAVKTSGVGKVHSYAIFEDKGKNVKQGFAGALTDRIAPVPLRAEVRTIKNGDDLTDYDSLVIIMSEPVKLIASSNKKDALDFYLNSAIELPEANRFVSALGNTSAKVTAQSEPALGAANGEGRIKYMYLRGSVSPHVGDYVRLGGDLSNVFWSDADTTHYTQPGSDTLRAASDAAYYWNSPTSYNETKRLPSMWVPVTGDAEIAVIENKFASTANGPSGDKVPAVTVNAYRTTMTKNEVMAAEGGKPGHFVKADMYALFNGLDEEERKKVDPADVFFFYEVQYYTNLGGFVASKKQKIYCDDSKNSEKYFNGGLCTDAGNDRNFFIGWNMRSDKGRMVGTGAYIVKLNSYVRLGSAGKEAKQETTSVWGIKRSPKPVTDYLKAAGK, from the coding sequence ATGAAAATGAATAAAACGAACCTCCTAGTTAAGTGGGCGTTGGGTGTTTGCTTGCTTCTCGCGGGAGTGCAGAATGCATTTGCTCTGAAATGCGAGGGCACAATTCATGTAAGGTTGCCTAAAGATTGGTCTGCCGCAAATATTGTTGTGGATGGTGGCTTTTTGCCCATCACACCTGCTGCAGATGGTGGCTGGACTGAATTGGATGCCTCAAAATATGGCTCGCAATACGCCGATAACTTTTTGTTTGTTGGAGGTGGAGACTGGAATAGTCCTGGGATATCCCGCGTAGCCTATGATATCAATGGCTGGGACCAGGCTGATAAGTTCACTTGCGCTGATTTTGGTGCTGGTACGAATCTCTACATTTATGATAACCCTGCCTCTGCAGGAAAGACTGTAATTAGCACGGATCCTCCTGATGCAAAGTATTTCTTTGTAATGATTCCGCCTGAAATGGAAGAATGGATGTCTTCTGTGCCCATGCTCAGCTTGGATGGCGGCAACACTGGTAAGCCCATGAAGGCTGTTGATGGCATGTGCGGCTGGTATTCCTACGTGTTCTATAACGAAGAAATTACGGATAATGTGTTGCTCTTCCGTGATGATGATGATGCCCGCGAAGATATGATTGGCGTGAACGGTAACTGGGAAACCGCAGCCGCTGCTCAGCCGATTTCTTTGGGAATGATTTTCAATATGGGCGTTGACTCCTTGTTCTTTGTCCCGGACGAAGAACAGAAGACCAATGCCGATGGTTACTATTATAGTGCTGCCGAAGTCGATGGTATCGAAGGTAACTGCTCTTACACCATGGCTGCTATTATTTACGATACTGACGCCGATTTGCACCCGGCATTCTCTTGCTGGTCTCAGGGTGGAGAAGGCTGCCAGGCTATGAATGGTACTGCCGCTCAGGGCGTCGACAAGACTACCGCTATTACTGCTATTGAAGCTTGTATCGGTGTAACTAAGGGTATTGTGGAATCGACTCTTGATGAAACTGTTCCGCAGGCTTTGAGAAAGCCGAAATTGACTACTGCCGGAAAGAAGTGCTTTATCGATGAAAAGTACTTTAACCAGCTGTTCAACTATGCCGAAGGTGTGAACGAAAAGAGCTGCTATGACATGCCTTTTACTAGGGCTAGTGATGGTAAGTGGGAATTTGATTCCGATTTTTATGTTAGCGCGGGTGTAAAGGTTCCTGGCGGATTCTATCCGGTTGAAACAACGACAGATGCTACTATTTTAGCTGCAGATCCCAATCAGAAACCGGTGGCCAAAGCCCGTACCAAGCGTACCGCTGAAGGTGCAATTTTCTATGGCCCTGCACTTCGTGCCATTGATCCTGACGAGGAAATGCCTGTTATTGATTTGTTCTGTAACGGCGCTGGATGGGATGGTGGTCATGACTGTTCTGGTGTATTTGGCGATGGCGAAGAAACTACTACCTATATCCAAGAAGCTCTTAAGCTTCCTTCTGGCTCTTGCGTTATTGGCTGGTCTTGTCAGGATAGCCCTCCTAAGGGATGGACTTTCTACAAGGCTGACTCTGAGATTGTCGATTCAGCAGCAACACTTGCTGCAAATGGTAATCCTCGTTGGAAGGCTGATCGAAACCAGCATTATTGTTTTGAATCCCATGCTAAGTTTACCTATAAGCCGGGCCTGAAGTTTAACTTCCGCGGCGACGACGACATTTGGGTGTTCATTGACAACAAGCTGGCTGTGGACCTCGGTGGTACTCACTTGGCCGCCCCGGGTTATGCGAACTTGGATAAGTTTGAAGGTAAGAGCGGAAAGCTTGTTGCTGGTAACCAGTATGACCTCGACATCTTCTTCTGCGACCGTCGTACGACCATGAGTAACGTGCGTATCAAGACGAACATGTACATCCAGCAGAAGACTGCAATTAGTGCCAAGGGTAAAAAGAACACGAGTAACCCGTCTGAAACTTCTTACGAAATCTGCTACACCAAGTCTGGCGATGGCTCCTGCGCTGCTGCCATGACGGGTGACGACAAGGAAGAAACCTATTGCGGCGACCAGATTACCAAAGCTGGCTTGAACATTTCCTATACTCTTGTAAATGGTAACTTGGTTTCTTCTGAACCTGTTCCTGGATTTGAAAATGTGTCTACTCCGGGTGTGTACAAGTGCGGTGTTGACTTGACCTCTTTGACCGCTCCGAAGGTGGACAAGGATAAGATGTGCTTGGGCGGTGGCCGCTATACGCTGTTCGTGAACATCGACGGCAAGTCCAAGAAGGTGGCTACCTTCCGTATGAGTGGCGAAGTCGATGTGATTTATGCAAACGGTGTTGCCAAGGATACGAACGGTGTCGATATTCCGAATGGCAAGTATAACTTGCAGACCACCGCTATGGCAGGCGAATACATTCCTATCTATGTGTCTTCTGTCGCTCCGGGCGAAGGTAATACGAAGGGCGTTGAAATCTTCCCGCAGGATGCAATTGGTGTGGAATACACGCTCACATACGACAAGGTCTTGACTCTTTGGTATGATTCCGTGACGACCGAAGGTACCGTCCGCAAGAGACTCGGTTCCGGTCAGAAGCGTAATATTGGTGAATCCGGTGTCGATACGCTCTATGCAACCATTGACATGGATAACATGACCAATAGCATTCAGTCCTTCAACGTGAGTGTGACGGGTCGACAGAATGCTGTGACGATCAGCTTCTATCTGCCGCAGATCACCTTTATCGAATCTATTCCGGAAGAAGGTGGTAACGCCAAGTCCGTTAAGGGCCAGACTGCAAATGCCGATGGTACTTATGACGAATACTGGGTCGGCTCTGTGTATGACCTGTACCTTGCCGTGTTGAAACCCAACGAAGACGGCAGCTACAGCCCCTGCTTGACCGAATGTAACGGCCTCAAGATTAGGAAGGGTTCTACGACCTCTGCAAAGATTGACTTTATTCCAGAAGAAGTGGAATTTAACAACGGCTACGCCACGATTTCTGTGCGCTCGCTGACTAAGTACCGCTGGGATACGGATCCTTCTATCAATTCTCCTGCAACGATCGTTGCCGAATACAACGACTTTGTGCAGGCTGTGTACACTCCGATGTACTTCCGCGATCCTCCGGTACCGTACCCGGTTTTGGCTGACGTGTTCGACGTGAAGGGTGCAACTCCCACTCTGGAACACAAGATCCCGGCCCCGTACTTCAGCATGAGCCAGGAATACTTGGATGGTATCGGTGACTCTATTGCGATTTACTATGACCGCCCGATTCACCAGGACTCCTTGCCGACCAAGATCTGCATTATGTGGGATTCCACTTCGGCTGTTAACCATAACCCGCATAAGGATGGCTATTCTACCATTCCGAAGGATACCTCCATTACCTGTAACCAGTTGGTGGAAGTGTCCAAGAGCAACATTGACTGCTCTAAGCAGGTTGAATACAATGGTAAGGGCGGCTACTGCTCCAACCTGATTACGATTGGCGGCCTCACGCTTTCTGAAGCTGTCAAGACATCTGGTGTGGGTAAGGTTCATTCTTACGCAATCTTTGAAGATAAGGGTAAGAACGTGAAGCAGGGCTTCGCCGGTGCTTTGACCGACCGTATTGCTCCTGTGCCGCTGCGTGCTGAAGTGCGTACCATTAAGAATGGTGACGACCTGACTGACTACGATAGCCTTGTGATTATCATGTCTGAACCGGTCAAGCTCATTGCTTCTTCTAATAAGAAGGATGCTCTGGACTTCTACCTGAATTCCGCAATTGAACTGCCGGAAGCCAACCGCTTTGTGTCTGCCTTGGGTAACACCTCTGCTAAGGTGACTGCTCAGAGCGAGCCTGCCTTGGGTGCTGCTAATGGCGAAGGCCGTATCAAGTACATGTACCTGCGCGGTAGCGTTTCTCCGCACGTGGGCGACTATGTGCGCCTGGGTGGTGACCTGTCGAACGTGTTCTGGTCTGATGCCGATACGACGCATTACACGCAGCCGGGTAGCGATACTCTGCGTGCTGCTTCTGACGCGGCCTACTACTGGAACTCTCCGACGAGCTACAACGAAACGAAGAGACTCCCGTCTATGTGGGTCCCGGTCACGGGTGACGCTGAAATCGCCGTGATTGAAAACAAGTTTGCCTCTACGGCTAACGGCCCGTCTGGCGACAAGGTGCCTGCTGTGACTGTGAACGCTTACCGTACGACTATGACCAAGAACGAAGTCATGGCTGCTGAAGGTGGTAAGCCGGGTCACTTTGTCAAGGCTGACATGTACGCTCTGTTCAACGGCCTCGACGAAGAAGAACGCAAGAAGGTTGATCCTGCTGATGTCTTCTTCTTCTACGAAGTCCAGTACTACACGAACCTTGGTGGCTTTGTTGCAAGCAAGAAACAGAAGATTTACTGCGATGACAGCAAGAACTCTGAAAAGTACTTCAACGGTGGCCTCTGCACCGATGCTGGCAACGATCGCAACTTCTTCATCGGTTGGAACATGCGTTCTGACAAGGGCCGCATGGTGGGTACCGGTGCTTACATCGTTAAGCTCAATTCCTACGTGAGACTCGGTTCTGCCGGTAAGGAAGCTAAGCAGGAAACCACTTCTGTCTGGGGCATCAAGCGCTCGCCGAAGCCTGTGACGGATTACCTGAAAGCTGCTGGCAAATAA